The Sagittula sp. P11 genome window below encodes:
- a CDS encoding branched-chain amino acid ABC transporter permease: MLNDIFIKPFADMIDAPDFLLQVLWEGLVSGVLYALIALGFVLIFRSSRIFNFAQGIMVVFAALTLVGLHAFGVPAWIAVALTLGVMFVLAVTIERVVLRPLVGQPDIILFMATIGITLFLIGFGEIIFGGENKVMITEELSIPTGDTVLEPWGGLLILQHLDITVVLVACTLVAALLAFLNYTRMGRAIRALGDDHQAALSVGISLQTVWVLVWFIAGIIALVTGIAWGARAGVSFALEVIAYKALPVLMLGGLESITGAIIGGLMIGLLEKLFEIYWGQPLLGGNTETWFAFVLALIVLLFRPQGLFGERIIERV, from the coding sequence ATGCTGAACGATATTTTCATCAAGCCGTTCGCGGACATGATCGACGCGCCGGACTTCCTGTTGCAGGTGCTCTGGGAGGGGCTGGTGTCGGGGGTGCTTTACGCGCTGATCGCGCTGGGCTTCGTGCTGATCTTCCGGTCGTCGCGGATCTTCAACTTCGCGCAGGGCATCATGGTGGTCTTTGCGGCGCTGACGCTGGTGGGTCTGCATGCCTTCGGGGTGCCGGCGTGGATCGCGGTGGCGCTGACGCTGGGTGTGATGTTCGTCCTCGCCGTGACCATCGAGCGGGTGGTGCTGCGGCCGCTGGTCGGGCAGCCGGACATCATCCTCTTCATGGCGACGATCGGCATCACGCTGTTCCTGATCGGCTTTGGCGAGATCATCTTCGGCGGCGAGAACAAGGTGATGATCACCGAGGAGCTGAGCATTCCCACCGGCGACACGGTGCTGGAGCCCTGGGGCGGGCTGCTGATCCTGCAGCATCTGGACATCACGGTGGTGCTGGTGGCCTGCACGCTGGTGGCGGCGCTGCTGGCGTTCCTCAACTACACGCGGATGGGCCGGGCGATCCGGGCGCTGGGCGACGACCACCAGGCGGCGCTGTCGGTGGGCATCTCGCTGCAGACGGTCTGGGTGCTGGTGTGGTTCATCGCGGGGATCATCGCGCTGGTCACGGGCATCGCCTGGGGGGCGCGGGCGGGGGTCAGCTTTGCGCTGGAGGTGATCGCCTACAAGGCGCTGCCGGTGCTGATGCTGGGCGGGCTCGAGTCGATCACCGGGGCGATCATCGGCGGGCTGATGATCGGCCTGCTGGAGAAGCTGTTCGAGATCTACTGGGGCCAGCCGCTGCTGGGCGGCAATACCGAGACGTGGTTCGCCTTCGTGCTGGCGCTGATCGTGCTGCTGTTCCGGCCGCAGGGGCTGTTCGGCGAGCGGATCATCGAGCGGGTCTAG
- a CDS encoding ABC transporter ATP-binding protein, giving the protein MLDQTEGYTTADGRQIGGTLMEMKNITLKFGGVTAISDISFDIREGEIRAIIGPNGAGKSSMLNIISGFYTPTIGEVWYKGAKRPPMKPYEVARMGVARTFQNIALFEGMSVLDNVMTGRLTHMKAGIAAQALWWGKARDEEMANREVVEKVIDFLEIQAIRKTPVGRLPYGLKKRVELARALAAEPSILLLDEPMAGMNVEEKEDMSRFILDVNDEFGTTIALIEHDMGVVMDLSDRVVVMDYGKKIGDGSPDEVRGNQDVIDAYLGVAH; this is encoded by the coding sequence ATGCTCGATCAGACCGAAGGCTACACAACCGCGGACGGGCGGCAGATCGGCGGGACGCTGATGGAGATGAAGAACATCACGCTGAAGTTCGGCGGGGTGACGGCGATCTCGGACATTTCCTTCGACATCCGCGAGGGCGAGATCCGGGCGATCATCGGGCCGAACGGCGCGGGCAAGTCGTCGATGCTCAACATCATCTCGGGGTTCTACACGCCGACCATCGGCGAGGTCTGGTACAAGGGCGCGAAGCGGCCCCCCATGAAGCCCTACGAGGTGGCGCGGATGGGCGTGGCGCGGACCTTCCAGAACATCGCGCTCTTCGAGGGGATGAGCGTGCTCGACAACGTGATGACCGGGCGGCTGACGCACATGAAGGCCGGGATCGCCGCGCAGGCGCTGTGGTGGGGCAAGGCCCGCGACGAGGAGATGGCCAACCGCGAGGTGGTGGAGAAGGTCATCGACTTCCTCGAGATCCAGGCGATCCGCAAGACGCCGGTGGGGCGGCTGCCCTACGGCCTGAAGAAGCGGGTGGAGCTGGCGCGCGCGCTGGCCGCGGAGCCCTCGATCCTGCTGCTCGACGAGCCGATGGCGGGCATGAACGTCGAGGAGAAGGAGGACATGAGCCGCTTCATCCTCGACGTGAACGACGAGTTCGGCACGACCATCGCGCTGATCGAGCACGACATGGGCGTGGTCATGGACCTGAGCGACCGGGTGGTGGTGATGGATTACGGCAAGAAGATCGGCGACGGCAGCCCGGACGAGGTGCGCGGCAACCAGGACGTCATCGACGCCTACCTGGGCGTGGCGCACTGA
- a CDS encoding AMP-binding protein, with the protein MAALVEGIEGLRSVPALLRRNAREFAGAPAYREKEYGIWQSWTWAEAEAEIEAFALGLLNLGVAPGDYVAVIGRNRPTLYWAMVAAQMCGAVPVPLYQDAVAEEMEYVLSHCGARFVVVADQEQVDKVIEVQESLHQFEHMIYVDPRGLRKYDHTRLHDYAHVQEQGRAARDELIGELDRRRGALGYDDTCVMLYTSGTTGKPKGVVLSNRNIIEAAKSSAEFDHLKRDDEVLAYLPMAWVGDFIFSIGQAYWKGFCVNCPESAETLQTDLKEIGPTYYFAPPRVFETLLTRIMIRMEDASPLKKRMFDHYMAHARKVGPRILDGKSVGLLDRLRYRVGEFLVYGPLKDSMGFSKVRVGYTAGEAIGPEIFDFYRSLGINLKQLYGQTEASVFITVQPDGEVRSDTVGVPAPGVEIRIAENGEVFYRSPGTFVEYYKNPESTASTKDPEGWVATGDAGFFEEATGHLRIIDRAKDVGQMASGALFAPKYVENKLKFYPNILEAVVFGAGRDRCCAFINIDLSAVGNWAERNNIAYASYQELAQHPQVIETVRAHVEEVNASVAEDEMLSACQIHRFLILHKELDADDGEMTRTRKVKRKIISEKYDDLVTALYDGSDSIYTETEVTYEDGRKGSIKATLKIVDAKVVPVTPKAMAAE; encoded by the coding sequence TTGGCTGCACTCGTCGAGGGCATCGAAGGCCTGCGCTCTGTGCCTGCGCTTCTGCGCAGGAACGCCAGAGAGTTTGCCGGCGCACCGGCTTACCGTGAAAAGGAATACGGGATCTGGCAGAGCTGGACCTGGGCGGAAGCCGAGGCCGAGATCGAGGCCTTTGCGCTGGGGCTGCTGAACCTCGGGGTGGCGCCGGGCGATTACGTGGCGGTCATCGGGCGCAACCGGCCGACGCTCTACTGGGCGATGGTGGCGGCGCAGATGTGCGGCGCGGTGCCGGTGCCGCTGTATCAGGACGCGGTCGCGGAAGAGATGGAATACGTGCTGTCGCACTGCGGCGCGCGCTTTGTCGTGGTCGCCGACCAGGAGCAGGTGGACAAGGTGATCGAGGTGCAGGAGAGCCTGCACCAGTTCGAGCACATGATCTACGTCGACCCGCGCGGGTTGCGGAAATACGACCACACACGGCTGCACGACTATGCCCACGTCCAGGAGCAGGGCCGCGCGGCGCGCGACGAGCTGATCGGCGAGCTGGACCGGCGGCGCGGCGCGCTGGGCTACGACGACACCTGCGTGATGCTCTATACTTCCGGGACGACGGGCAAGCCGAAGGGCGTGGTGCTGTCGAACCGCAACATCATCGAGGCGGCGAAGTCCTCGGCGGAGTTCGACCACCTCAAGCGCGACGACGAGGTGCTGGCCTACCTGCCCATGGCCTGGGTCGGCGACTTCATCTTTTCCATCGGGCAGGCCTACTGGAAGGGCTTCTGCGTGAACTGCCCGGAAAGCGCGGAGACGCTGCAGACCGACCTGAAGGAGATCGGGCCGACCTACTATTTCGCCCCGCCGCGGGTGTTCGAGACGCTGCTGACCCGGATCATGATCCGGATGGAGGACGCGAGCCCGCTGAAGAAGCGGATGTTCGACCACTACATGGCCCATGCCCGAAAGGTCGGGCCGCGCATCCTCGACGGGAAGTCCGTGGGACTGCTGGACCGGCTGCGCTACCGGGTGGGGGAGTTCCTGGTCTACGGGCCGCTGAAGGATTCCATGGGCTTCTCGAAGGTGCGGGTGGGCTATACCGCGGGCGAGGCCATCGGGCCGGAGATCTTCGATTTCTACCGCTCGCTCGGGATCAACCTGAAGCAGCTTTACGGGCAGACGGAGGCCTCGGTCTTCATCACCGTGCAGCCGGACGGCGAGGTGCGGTCGGACACCGTGGGCGTGCCCGCGCCGGGGGTGGAGATCCGCATCGCCGAGAACGGCGAGGTCTTCTACCGCTCGCCGGGGACCTTCGTGGAGTATTACAAGAACCCCGAGAGCACCGCCTCGACCAAGGACCCGGAGGGCTGGGTGGCGACGGGGGATGCCGGGTTCTTCGAGGAGGCGACGGGCCACCTGCGGATCATCGACCGGGCGAAGGACGTGGGGCAGATGGCGTCGGGCGCGCTCTTCGCGCCGAAATACGTCGAGAACAAGCTGAAGTTCTATCCCAACATCCTGGAGGCCGTGGTCTTCGGGGCGGGCCGCGACCGCTGCTGCGCCTTCATCAACATCGACCTCTCGGCGGTGGGCAACTGGGCGGAGCGCAACAACATCGCCTATGCGTCCTACCAGGAACTGGCGCAGCACCCGCAGGTCATCGAGACGGTGCGCGCCCATGTCGAGGAGGTGAACGCCTCCGTCGCGGAGGACGAGATGCTGTCGGCCTGCCAGATCCACCGCTTCCTGATCCTGCACAAGGAGCTGGACGCCGACGACGGCGAGATGACGCGGACCCGGAAGGTGAAGCGCAAGATCATCTCGGAGAAATACGACGACCTGGTGACCGCATTGTACGACGGATCGGACAGCATCTACACCGAGACCGAGGTGACCTACGAGGACGGCCGCAAGGGCAGCATCAAGGCGACGCTGAAGATCGTCGACGCGAAGGTGGTGCCGGTCACCCCCAAGGCGATGGCGGCGGAATGA
- a CDS encoding PAS-domain containing protein has product MTTRADTAAFTLAGLNLIQQALSIFDRDLRLVLVNRPMQAMFDLPDTLCAPGTTFEAVIRHLATTGEYGPIDDLDTFIDARVSLARTFEPHYMERQRANGRTIAVEGAPLPQGGWVTVYTDITAIRQQEELLRSRSESLSEEVLQRSEELARTNRQLAATITALEETRRQLMETEARTRTTTEMMPAHIARVDATGRYTFSNNRLADVMPGRPASIVGLHISDTLGPEAYARVQPHLDAAFAGRASTFEFSDEASSRRIRAAFTPDPLEPGVYILSQDVTEETQARAALQQTRRREIAAQLTSGLAHDFSNLLTIILGQQAKLARLDLPGEAPACVTATLQAARRGGTLLERIADITSPRTWQPKPMRLAPFLDDLANLAAPTLPEGLTLTMEDNTTAPLMADPGLLQDALLNLVLNARDACAGRAEAQITIAAHELQGTWLEIAVTDTGPGFSPDALAHGTAPFFTTKGGEGSGLGLAMVYDMTKLAGGALRLSNGATGARVTLRLPLRHALSLPASGLVLLVEDSPDLRAPIRDMLTGLGYAVAEASSVPEALALAETLEVALILSDITLEGSEPGHTLADHLPQIPLRLMTSLPPGDPRHRAARARAPVIAKPFTPETLANALRDGERTP; this is encoded by the coding sequence ATGACCACACGCGCCGACACCGCCGCCTTCACCCTCGCCGGGCTGAACCTGATCCAGCAGGCCCTGTCGATCTTCGACCGCGACCTGCGCCTCGTGCTGGTCAACCGCCCCATGCAGGCGATGTTCGACCTGCCCGACACGCTCTGCGCCCCCGGCACCACCTTCGAGGCGGTCATCCGCCACCTCGCCACCACCGGCGAATACGGCCCCATCGACGACCTCGACACCTTCATCGACGCCCGCGTCTCGCTCGCCCGCACGTTCGAGCCGCATTACATGGAACGCCAGCGCGCCAACGGCCGCACCATCGCGGTCGAGGGCGCGCCCCTGCCGCAGGGCGGCTGGGTCACCGTCTACACCGACATCACCGCGATAAGGCAGCAGGAGGAACTGCTCCGCAGCCGCTCGGAATCGCTGTCCGAGGAGGTGCTGCAGCGGTCCGAGGAACTCGCCCGCACCAACCGCCAGCTTGCCGCCACCATCACCGCACTCGAGGAAACCCGCCGCCAGCTGATGGAGACCGAGGCCCGCACCCGCACCACGACCGAGATGATGCCCGCCCACATCGCCCGCGTCGACGCCACCGGGCGCTACACCTTCTCCAACAACCGGCTGGCCGACGTGATGCCCGGACGGCCCGCGTCGATCGTCGGGCTGCACATCTCCGACACGCTGGGGCCGGAGGCCTACGCCCGCGTGCAGCCGCATCTCGACGCCGCCTTCGCCGGGCGCGCCTCGACCTTCGAGTTCAGCGACGAGGCGTCCTCCCGCCGGATCCGCGCCGCCTTCACCCCCGACCCGCTGGAACCGGGCGTCTACATCCTCTCGCAGGACGTGACCGAGGAAACGCAGGCCCGCGCCGCGCTCCAGCAGACCCGCCGGCGCGAGATCGCGGCGCAGCTCACCTCCGGGCTCGCGCACGACTTCTCCAACCTCCTGACGATCATCCTCGGCCAGCAGGCGAAACTGGCCCGCCTCGACCTGCCGGGCGAAGCCCCCGCCTGCGTCACCGCCACGCTGCAGGCGGCGCGGCGCGGCGGCACCCTGCTGGAACGCATCGCCGACATCACCAGCCCGCGCACCTGGCAGCCGAAGCCGATGCGCCTCGCCCCTTTCCTCGACGACCTCGCCAACCTCGCGGCGCCGACCCTGCCCGAAGGCCTGACCCTGACGATGGAGGACAACACCACGGCCCCCCTCATGGCCGATCCCGGCCTCCTGCAGGACGCGCTCCTGAATCTCGTGCTGAACGCCAGGGACGCCTGCGCCGGGCGGGCCGAAGCGCAGATCACCATCGCCGCCCACGAACTGCAGGGCACATGGCTCGAGATCGCCGTGACCGACACCGGCCCCGGCTTCTCGCCCGACGCGCTGGCCCACGGCACAGCACCCTTCTTCACCACCAAGGGCGGCGAAGGCTCCGGCCTTGGCCTCGCCATGGTCTACGACATGACCAAGCTGGCGGGCGGCGCGCTGCGGCTCTCGAACGGGGCAACCGGCGCCCGCGTCACCCTGCGCCTGCCGCTGCGCCACGCGCTCAGCCTGCCCGCCTCAGGCCTCGTGCTGCTGGTCGAGGACAGCCCCGACCTGCGCGCCCCCATCCGCGACATGCTGACCGGGCTGGGCTACGCCGTGGCCGAGGCCAGCTCCGTCCCCGAGGCGCTGGCGCTGGCCGAAACGCTGGAGGTCGCGCTGATCCTGTCGGACATCACGCTCGAAGGCAGCGAACCCGGCCACACGCTGGCCGACCACCTGCCGCAGATCCCGCTGCGCCTGATGACCTCGCTGCCGCCCGGCGACCCGCGCCACCGCGCCGCCCGCGCCCGCGCGCCGGTCATCGCCAAGCCCTTCACCCCCGAAACCCTTGCCAACGCCCTCCGGGACGGCGAAAGGACGCCATGA
- a CDS encoding response regulator transcription factor, with product MTDAPLVTILDDEPAIRDILTEALQDAGYRTRAFSRATEFEAALRSVTPAVCLVDLSLPDRDGLTLVHRLALEQGAKVIIISGRAQVQDRVTGLELGADDYVTKPFDPAEVVARVRARLRTPPRPAQTSARFGDWTAHFDHYALEKDGVETPFSQAEGEVLRLFLESPKRLITRAHMQEALGGTAGDSFDRAMDVRISRLRTKLGEDPKNPRLIKTIYGAGYIFLGDVTWS from the coding sequence ATGACCGACGCCCCCCTCGTGACGATCCTCGACGACGAACCCGCCATCCGCGACATCCTGACGGAGGCGCTGCAGGACGCGGGCTACCGCACCCGCGCCTTCTCCCGCGCGACGGAGTTCGAGGCGGCGCTGCGCTCCGTCACCCCCGCCGTCTGCCTCGTCGACCTGTCCCTGCCGGACCGCGACGGGCTGACGCTGGTGCACCGGCTGGCGCTGGAACAGGGGGCCAAGGTCATCATCATCTCGGGCCGCGCGCAGGTCCAGGACCGGGTGACCGGGCTGGAACTCGGCGCCGACGACTACGTGACCAAGCCCTTCGATCCCGCCGAGGTCGTGGCCCGCGTCCGCGCCCGCCTGCGCACCCCGCCCCGGCCCGCGCAGACCTCCGCCCGCTTCGGCGACTGGACGGCACACTTCGACCACTACGCGCTGGAAAAGGACGGGGTGGAGACGCCCTTCAGCCAGGCCGAGGGCGAGGTGCTCAGGCTCTTCCTCGAAAGCCCCAAGCGGCTGATCACCCGCGCCCACATGCAGGAAGCGCTGGGCGGCACGGCGGGTGACAGCTTCGACCGGGCGATGGATGTGCGCATCTCGCGGCTCCGGACCAAGCTCGGCGAGGACCCGAAGAACCCGCGCCTGATCAAGACGATCTACGGTGCGGGCTACATCTTCCTCGGCGACGTCACCTGGTCCTGA
- a CDS encoding PepSY domain-containing protein, whose product MVRTVVFWGHLTAGLVSGVFVLMMSVTGVLLTYESQIVHWATARAIEVPAGAVALSPEEIVAATGAVPGQSLVLPREPGGLVELRQGRSSVALDPYSGAELDGAGDGVAAFFRGVTALHRWLSFSGPTEVGGWLVDAANLLFLGLVVSGLYLWLPKTWKWRRVKMNLVFRRGLPNAQARDYNWHHVLGFWALVPLFVIVLTGVIMSYGWANAALFAALGEEVPQGRGRGAVTQEFAARKLSGAPLGYAALLDAAGVARPDWTTAAIVLPETGAGAVQVTLDGGNGVAPAQRSELVLDRATGEILSEDAVTGSAGTRARMWARFAHTGQYYGIIGQTVAGLASLAAMVLVWTGMALGLRRLLRMRRLRRAAV is encoded by the coding sequence ATGGTTCGCACGGTTGTTTTCTGGGGACACCTGACGGCGGGGCTCGTTTCCGGGGTCTTCGTCCTGATGATGAGCGTGACCGGCGTCCTGCTGACGTACGAAAGCCAGATCGTGCACTGGGCCACGGCCCGCGCCATCGAGGTCCCGGCGGGGGCCGTGGCCTTGTCTCCTGAAGAGATCGTTGCCGCGACGGGCGCCGTGCCCGGCCAGTCGCTGGTCCTCCCGCGGGAGCCCGGCGGGCTGGTGGAACTGAGGCAGGGGCGGTCCTCCGTCGCGCTCGATCCCTACAGCGGTGCGGAACTGGACGGCGCGGGGGACGGCGTCGCGGCCTTCTTCCGTGGCGTGACGGCGCTGCACCGCTGGCTGTCGTTCAGCGGCCCGACGGAGGTCGGCGGCTGGCTGGTCGATGCGGCCAACCTGCTTTTCCTCGGGCTGGTGGTGTCGGGGTTATACCTGTGGTTGCCGAAGACGTGGAAGTGGCGGCGGGTGAAGATGAACCTGGTCTTCCGGCGCGGCCTGCCGAACGCGCAGGCGCGGGACTACAACTGGCACCATGTGCTGGGCTTCTGGGCGCTGGTGCCGCTGTTCGTGATCGTGCTGACCGGCGTCATCATGAGCTACGGCTGGGCCAACGCCGCGCTTTTCGCCGCGCTGGGCGAGGAGGTGCCGCAGGGCCGGGGCCGCGGGGCGGTGACGCAGGAATTCGCGGCGCGGAAGCTGTCGGGCGCGCCATTGGGCTATGCCGCCTTGCTGGACGCCGCGGGGGTGGCGCGGCCGGACTGGACGACGGCGGCGATCGTCCTGCCTGAGACGGGTGCTGGCGCGGTGCAGGTGACGCTGGACGGGGGCAACGGCGTGGCGCCGGCGCAGCGGTCGGAGCTGGTGCTGGACCGGGCCACGGGCGAGATCCTGTCCGAAGATGCCGTGACGGGCAGCGCGGGCACGCGGGCGCGGATGTGGGCGCGGTTCGCGCACACCGGGCAGTATTACGGCATCATCGGTCAGACGGTGGCGGGGCTCGCCTCGCTCGCCGCGATGGTGCTGGTCTGGACCGGCATGGCGCTGGGCCTGCGCCGGCTCCTGCGGATGCGGCGGCTGCGCCGCGCGGCGGTGTGA
- the fdhF gene encoding formate dehydrogenase subunit alpha — MADRIRFTLDGEEVEAEKGMTIWEVANGRGLKIPHLCHKPAPGYRPDGNCRACMVEIEGERVLAASCIREPEDGMVVKSASARAKTARRMVMELLVADQPEQAAAHDKSSHLWDMAAEQGVAESRFPTLEAERIPLLDDSHVAMSVNLDACIQCGLCVRACREVQVNDVIGMAGRGHDAYPVFDLGDDMGASTCVACGECVQACPTGALMPSSVVNDAQEGDRADFDKETKSVCPFCGVGCQVSIKVKDGKIKYVEGIDGPANEGRLCVKGRFGMDYIHHPHRLTKPLIRREDAPEKGLNVDPSNPWTHFREATWEEALDKAAHGLADLRSYYGGQSVAGFGSAKCTNEEAYLFQKFIRQGFGHNNVDHCTRLCHASSVAALMENVGSGAVTATFNEIENADVAIVIGSNPTENHPVAATYFKQFTKRGGELIIMDPRGTAMKRFAKHMVQFRPGTDVALLNAIMNVIVEEKLYDRQYIEGFTEGFFEFRDHIRAFTPERMSELCGIAPEVIRDVARTFATAQRAMIFWGMGISQHIHGTDNSRCLISLALLCGHVGRPGTGLHPLRGQNNVQGASDAGLIPQVMPDYQSVADPEVRALFKHIWQGTEIQATPGLTVVEIMDRVYRGEIRGMYVLGENPAMSDPDVEHARKALAKLDHLVVQDIFLTETANFADVILPAAAMPEKDGTVTNTNRQVQMMRKAVEAPGEAREDWKVIVDLARRIGLKWDYDDPREVFNEMKMSMRSLHHITWKRLETENSVTYPCNGPDDPGQAVVFGDGFPRRAGRAKFTPARVTPPAEVPDETFPMVLTTGRQLEHWHTGSMTRRATVLDAVEPEANCSLHPSTLRELGVEPGGLVRLITRRGSLEVMARADRSVARDMVFLPFAYVEAAANILTNPALDPFGKIPEFKYSAVRVEKVTDGALAAE; from the coding sequence GTGGCCGACAGGATCCGATTCACACTCGACGGCGAGGAAGTCGAAGCCGAAAAGGGCATGACCATCTGGGAGGTGGCGAACGGGCGCGGTCTGAAGATCCCGCACCTGTGCCACAAGCCTGCGCCGGGTTACCGCCCGGACGGCAACTGCCGCGCCTGCATGGTGGAGATCGAGGGCGAGCGCGTGCTGGCGGCCTCCTGCATCCGCGAACCCGAGGACGGCATGGTGGTCAAGAGCGCCTCTGCCCGGGCAAAGACCGCGCGCAGGATGGTCATGGAACTGCTGGTGGCCGACCAGCCGGAGCAGGCGGCGGCGCATGACAAGTCCTCTCACCTCTGGGACATGGCGGCCGAGCAGGGTGTCGCCGAAAGCCGCTTTCCGACGCTGGAAGCGGAGCGCATCCCGCTGCTCGACGACAGCCACGTGGCGATGTCCGTGAACCTCGACGCCTGCATCCAGTGCGGCCTGTGCGTGCGCGCCTGCCGCGAGGTGCAGGTCAACGACGTGATCGGCATGGCCGGGCGCGGGCACGATGCCTACCCGGTGTTCGACCTTGGCGACGACATGGGCGCCTCCACCTGCGTTGCCTGCGGCGAATGCGTGCAGGCCTGCCCGACCGGCGCGCTGATGCCGTCGTCGGTGGTGAACGACGCGCAGGAAGGCGACCGGGCCGATTTCGACAAGGAAACCAAGTCGGTCTGCCCGTTCTGCGGCGTCGGCTGCCAGGTCTCGATCAAGGTGAAGGACGGCAAGATCAAGTACGTCGAGGGCATCGACGGCCCCGCGAACGAGGGGCGGCTGTGTGTCAAGGGCCGCTTCGGGATGGACTACATCCACCACCCGCACCGGCTGACCAAACCCCTGATCCGGCGGGAAGACGCGCCCGAGAAGGGCCTGAACGTCGATCCGTCGAACCCCTGGACCCACTTCCGCGAGGCGACCTGGGAAGAGGCGCTGGACAAGGCCGCCCACGGGCTGGCCGACCTGCGGTCCTACTACGGCGGGCAGTCGGTGGCGGGCTTCGGCTCGGCCAAGTGCACCAACGAGGAGGCCTACCTCTTCCAGAAGTTCATCCGGCAGGGCTTCGGCCACAACAACGTCGACCACTGCACGCGGCTGTGCCACGCCTCCTCGGTGGCGGCGCTGATGGAGAACGTGGGTTCGGGCGCGGTGACCGCGACCTTCAACGAGATCGAGAACGCCGACGTGGCGATCGTCATCGGCTCCAACCCGACAGAGAACCACCCCGTTGCCGCGACCTACTTCAAGCAGTTCACCAAGCGCGGCGGCGAGCTGATCATCATGGACCCGCGCGGCACCGCGATGAAGCGCTTTGCCAAGCACATGGTGCAGTTCCGCCCCGGCACCGACGTGGCGCTGCTGAACGCGATCATGAACGTGATCGTCGAGGAAAAGCTCTATGACCGCCAGTACATAGAAGGCTTTACCGAGGGTTTCTTCGAATTCCGCGACCACATCCGCGCCTTCACGCCGGAGCGCATGTCGGAGCTTTGCGGGATCGCGCCGGAGGTGATCCGCGACGTGGCCCGGACCTTCGCCACGGCTCAGCGGGCGATGATCTTCTGGGGGATGGGCATCTCGCAGCACATCCACGGCACCGATAACTCGCGCTGCCTGATCTCGCTGGCGCTGCTCTGCGGTCACGTGGGCCGTCCGGGGACCGGGCTGCACCCGCTGCGCGGGCAGAACAATGTGCAGGGCGCGTCCGATGCGGGGCTCATCCCGCAGGTCATGCCGGACTACCAGTCGGTTGCCGATCCGGAGGTCCGGGCGCTGTTCAAGCATATCTGGCAGGGCACGGAAATCCAGGCCACGCCGGGACTTACGGTCGTCGAGATCATGGACCGCGTCTACCGCGGCGAGATCCGCGGCATGTACGTGCTGGGCGAGAACCCTGCGATGTCGGACCCGGACGTGGAACACGCGCGCAAGGCGCTGGCCAAGCTCGACCACCTCGTCGTGCAGGATATCTTCCTGACGGAGACGGCGAACTTCGCCGACGTGATCCTGCCCGCCGCGGCGATGCCAGAGAAGGACGGCACCGTCACCAACACCAACCGGCAGGTGCAGATGATGCGCAAGGCGGTGGAGGCCCCGGGCGAGGCGCGCGAGGACTGGAAGGTGATCGTCGACCTGGCGCGGCGCATCGGGCTGAAGTGGGATTACGACGACCCGCGCGAGGTCTTCAACGAGATGAAGATGTCGATGCGGTCGCTGCACCACATCACCTGGAAGCGGCTGGAGACCGAGAATTCAGTGACTTACCCCTGCAACGGCCCGGACGATCCGGGCCAGGCGGTGGTCTTCGGCGACGGCTTCCCGCGCCGGGCGGGCCGGGCGAAGTTCACGCCGGCACGTGTCACGCCCCCGGCGGAGGTCCCGGACGAGACCTTCCCGATGGTGCTGACCACGGGCCGGCAGCTGGAGCACTGGCACACCGGGTCGATGACCCGCCGCGCAACGGTGCTGGACGCGGTGGAGCCGGAGGCCAACTGCTCGCTGCACCCCTCCACCCTGCGGGAGTTGGGCGTGGAGCCGGGCGGGCTGGTGCGGCTGATCACCCGGCGCGGCTCGCTCGAGGTGATGGCCCGTGCCGACAGGTCGGTGGCGCGGGACATGGTGTTCCTGCCCTTCGCCTACGTGGAAGCCGCGGCCAACATCCTCACCAACCCCGCGCTCGACCCCTTCGGCAAGATCCCGGAGTTCAAGTACTCTGCCGTGCGGGTGGAAAAGGTCACCGACGGGGCGCTTGCCGCGGAGTGA
- a CDS encoding VOC family protein — protein sequence MPAHPETRIGHVHLKVTDLDRSVAFYRDVMGLEVMQTYGRQAAFLSAGGYHHHIGLNTWHSKDGPRADPRAPGLYHTAFVFPDRPALADALARALDHGVEIEGAADHGVSEAIYFSDPDGNGIEIYRDRAPEDWPRSGNGTLLMTNAPLDLPNLLLEATEDRAG from the coding sequence ATGCCCGCACATCCCGAAACCCGCATCGGCCACGTCCACCTGAAGGTCACCGACCTCGACCGCTCCGTCGCGTTCTACCGCGACGTGATGGGGCTGGAGGTCATGCAGACCTACGGGCGGCAGGCTGCGTTCCTCTCCGCCGGCGGTTACCACCACCACATCGGCCTGAACACCTGGCACTCGAAGGACGGCCCCCGGGCCGATCCGCGCGCGCCCGGGCTCTATCACACCGCCTTCGTCTTCCCAGACCGCCCGGCCCTGGCCGACGCGCTGGCCCGCGCCCTGGACCACGGGGTGGAGATCGAGGGCGCCGCCGACCACGGTGTCTCCGAGGCGATCTATTTCTCCGACCCCGACGGCAACGGGATCGAGATCTACCGCGACCGCGCGCCAGAGGACTGGCCCCGCAGCGGCAACGGCACGCTCCTGATGACCAACGCACCGCTCGACCTGCCCAACCTCCTGCTGGAAGCGACGGAAGACCGCGCCGGCTGA